A single window of Fischerella sp. PCC 9605 DNA harbors:
- the dhaK gene encoding dihydroxyacetone kinase subunit DhaK — protein sequence MKKLINNPANFVRESLEGMAIAHSDLIKVNFDPNFVCRADAPVKNKVAIISGGGSGHEPMHAGFVGMGMLDAACPGEVFTSPTPDQMLAAAKAVDGGAGILYIVKNYSGDVMNFEMATELARSEGMRVLNILIDDDVAVKDSLYTQGRRGVGTTVLAEKICGAAAEQGYDLQQIANLCRRVNLNGRSMGMALTSCTVPAKGTPTFELSNQDIEMGIGIHEEPGRERMSLKSADEIAEMLALSMIEDAAYQRTVREWDEEKGEWVEVELIDPTFEKGDRVLAFVNSMGGTPVSELYIIYRKLAEICQKHGLLIERNLIGAYITSLEMQGCSITLLKLDDEMIKLWDAPVKTPSLQWGI from the coding sequence ATGAAAAAACTGATTAACAATCCGGCTAACTTTGTACGCGAAAGTCTAGAAGGTATGGCGATCGCTCATTCAGATTTAATTAAAGTCAATTTTGACCCCAACTTTGTCTGTCGAGCCGATGCACCTGTGAAAAATAAAGTAGCAATTATTTCTGGGGGCGGTAGCGGTCACGAGCCGATGCACGCTGGCTTTGTGGGAATGGGAATGCTTGATGCTGCTTGTCCTGGAGAGGTTTTCACTTCACCTACACCCGATCAAATGCTGGCAGCTGCGAAGGCTGTAGATGGGGGAGCTGGAATTTTATACATCGTGAAAAATTACAGCGGTGATGTGATGAATTTTGAGATGGCCACTGAACTAGCCCGGAGTGAGGGTATGCGCGTACTGAATATTTTGATTGATGATGATGTTGCGGTGAAAGATAGCTTATATACCCAGGGACGACGGGGTGTGGGAACTACAGTACTGGCAGAAAAAATTTGTGGTGCAGCAGCCGAACAGGGCTACGATCTGCAACAAATAGCAAATTTGTGCAGACGGGTGAATTTGAATGGACGGAGTATGGGTATGGCATTGACTTCCTGCACTGTTCCGGCCAAAGGTACACCGACATTTGAACTTAGCAACCAAGACATTGAGATGGGAATCGGGATTCACGAAGAGCCGGGACGAGAGCGCATGAGTTTAAAATCAGCAGATGAGATAGCAGAAATGTTGGCACTATCGATGATCGAAGATGCAGCCTATCAACGTACGGTGCGGGAGTGGGATGAAGAAAAAGGCGAATGGGTGGAAGTAGAATTAATCGATCCAACTTTTGAAAAAGGCGATCGCGTGTTAGCTTTCGTTAATAGTATGGGTGGCACTCCTGTTTCTGAGTTATATATTATTTACCGAAAACTAGCAGAAATTTGTCAAAAGCATGGATTGCTAATTGAGCGCAACTTGATTGGTGCTTATATCACTTCCTTGGAAATGCAAGGTTGCTCAATTACTCTACTCAAGCTCGATGATGAGATGATTAAGCTTTGGGATGCACCTGTGAAAACGCCGAGCTTGCAGTGGGGAATTTAA
- a CDS encoding nucleoside hydrolase: MRKFIIDTDTASDDAVALIMAHRWADVHVEAVTIVNGNVSVEQGVKNALYTLEVCDASTPVYIGCAKPILRECSYADWFHGDDGMGNMYYPDSNSKPQSAHAIDTIIDTIKTYRGEITLVTLGPLTNIATALLRAPEIATNVQRCVIMGGAANTVGNVTPAAEYNIWVDPEAAKIVFHSGMPCEIVGWELSRHDAELTPAEIEKVINFGTKTARLAMECNRTALDSCMKIQAASGLMLPDPVAMAVALDPDIVTRQGKYFVDVEITSELTRGATVVDELGVLHKTPNMSVVWSIDIPRWKENLYHCLR, translated from the coding sequence ATGCGTAAATTTATCATAGATACAGACACTGCTTCTGATGATGCCGTTGCTCTGATCATGGCGCACCGCTGGGCAGATGTCCATGTTGAAGCGGTGACGATTGTCAATGGTAACGTCTCCGTAGAACAGGGTGTGAAAAACGCACTGTACACACTCGAAGTGTGCGATGCTTCCACACCTGTATACATTGGTTGTGCTAAGCCAATACTGCGAGAATGTAGTTATGCCGATTGGTTTCACGGCGACGATGGCATGGGTAACATGTACTACCCAGACTCAAATAGCAAACCCCAGTCAGCACATGCAATAGACACAATCATTGACACGATTAAAACCTATCGTGGTGAAATCACCCTAGTTACCCTAGGGCCACTTACGAACATCGCTACAGCACTATTACGTGCCCCAGAAATAGCAACAAACGTGCAGCGTTGTGTGATTATGGGCGGTGCAGCCAATACAGTTGGCAACGTAACGCCAGCCGCTGAGTATAACATCTGGGTAGACCCAGAAGCCGCTAAGATAGTCTTTCATAGCGGTATGCCTTGTGAGATAGTTGGTTGGGAATTAAGCCGCCATGATGCAGAGTTGACTCCTGCTGAGATAGAAAAAGTTATTAACTTTGGTACAAAAACAGCACGCTTGGCAATGGAGTGCAACAGAACAGCCTTAGATTCCTGCATGAAAATCCAGGCTGCCTCTGGTTTGATGTTACCCGATCCCGTAGCAATGGCAGTTGCTCTTGACCCAGATATAGTGACGCGTCAAGGCAAATACTTTGTAGATGTGGAAATTACGAGCGAATTAACGCGGGGTGCAACAGTCGTTGATGAACTAGGAGTACTGCACAAAACCCCAAACATGAGTGTAGTCTGGTCAATAGATATACCGCGTTGGAAAGAGAATTTGTATCATTGCTTGCGCTAG
- a CDS encoding 2TM domain-containing protein, giving the protein MTVFEAQSTRSYSQEDVQKILQLAIARQARDQEKEFSYEQLLEIAAELEIAPETLKLAERDWQITQGEIQQRQAFNAYRIGRFKKRFGKFTIVNAVLLLVDLIGGAGLSWSLYILLFWGLGVGLDAWNTFQTKGEDYEMAFQKWYRQHQLKQTINKVVNKFLSAWQS; this is encoded by the coding sequence ATGACGGTGTTTGAAGCTCAATCCACCCGTTCCTACAGCCAAGAAGACGTACAGAAAATTCTACAGTTGGCGATCGCTCGTCAAGCCAGAGACCAAGAAAAAGAATTTTCTTACGAACAACTGTTGGAAATAGCTGCGGAATTAGAAATTGCTCCGGAAACCCTCAAATTAGCAGAACGTGACTGGCAAATTACCCAAGGAGAAATACAGCAGCGACAAGCTTTTAACGCCTACCGCATAGGAAGATTCAAAAAGCGCTTTGGCAAGTTTACAATTGTCAATGCTGTTTTGCTACTGGTAGATCTAATCGGTGGTGCAGGTCTATCTTGGTCGTTGTACATTTTATTATTTTGGGGACTGGGTGTAGGTCTGGACGCGTGGAATACCTTTCAGACTAAAGGCGAAGATTACGAAATGGCTTTCCAAAAATGGTATCGCCAGCATCAACTTAAACAAACAATCAATAAAGTTGTCAATAAATTCCTCAGTGCATGGCAAAGTTAG
- a CDS encoding RNA polymerase sigma factor SigF, producing the protein MAASQSSMRSDGMELLRLYHQKPSIELRNKLVKLHTGLVRKMAHKFSHQCNEPYEDLEQIGYFGLIRAIERFDPSQGYAFSSFAVPYIRGEMLHFLRDRSTLLKIPRRWQELYNEGQKVRKELAEILGRPPKDSEIAKQLKVSVQEWQETKLAAQNRMPLSLDATVVNYIDCQITLGEALPCPRSAAQQQQQEERQQLQGAINMLEEKPRMAVELVFLKELSRKDAAKKIGTSPMTVTRYLQKGINDLMSMLQPQVLPTA; encoded by the coding sequence ATGGCAGCAAGTCAGTCCTCTATGCGGTCTGATGGTATGGAATTATTACGGTTATACCATCAGAAACCCTCTATTGAACTTCGCAATAAACTTGTAAAGTTGCATACTGGCTTAGTGCGGAAAATGGCTCATAAATTCAGCCATCAATGTAATGAGCCTTATGAAGATTTAGAGCAAATCGGTTACTTCGGTCTCATTAGGGCAATTGAGCGTTTTGACCCCAGTCAAGGATATGCTTTTAGTTCCTTTGCTGTCCCCTATATTCGGGGTGAAATGCTGCACTTTTTGCGCGATCGCAGTACCCTATTAAAAATTCCTCGCCGTTGGCAAGAACTCTATAACGAGGGGCAAAAAGTTCGTAAGGAATTGGCAGAGATTTTGGGTCGTCCTCCTAAGGATTCGGAAATCGCCAAACAACTCAAGGTATCTGTGCAAGAATGGCAAGAAACTAAGTTAGCCGCACAAAACCGCATGCCCTTAAGTTTAGATGCTACGGTGGTTAATTACATTGATTGTCAAATCACTTTGGGTGAGGCGCTTCCCTGTCCCCGTTCTGCGGCACAACAACAACAACAAGAAGAACGGCAACAACTGCAAGGGGCAATCAATATGTTAGAAGAAAAGCCTCGTATGGCGGTGGAACTGGTATTTTTGAAGGAACTTTCTCGCAAAGATGCCGCGAAAAAAATTGGCACCAGTCCAATGACGGTAACGCGGTATCTGCAAAAGGGAATTAACGATTTGATGTCGATGTTGCAACCACAAGTTTTACCTACTGCGTAA
- the dusA gene encoding tRNA dihydrouridine(20/20a) synthase DusA, producing MTCLNLATFTNSASYGAYPLSIAPMMDRTDRYFRYFMRQITRCTLLYTEMVTSAAILHGDKEHLLGFSPAEKPLVLQVGGDRPKELAECARIAEDMGYDGININVGCPSSRVQDGNFGACLMAQPQLVAECVAAMLNATHLPVSVKHRIGIDDLDHYEDMANFVRIVSAAGCRHFTVHARKAWLQGLSPKENRDIPPLRYSDVHRLKQEFPHLFIEINGGIMNLEMVQQQLQSVDAVMVGRAAYDHPYLFATADSEIYGKVAQPPTRHEVAEAMFSYIDFWVAKGLKLNKITRHMLQLFAGQPGSRVWKRHLTENSCRFGADSVVVREALAQIPESAVVPSVNFPA from the coding sequence ATGACCTGTTTGAATCTAGCTACTTTCACTAATTCGGCGAGTTATGGCGCTTACCCCTTGAGTATCGCGCCAATGATGGATCGCACAGACCGCTACTTTCGATATTTTATGCGGCAGATTACGCGCTGCACTTTACTTTACACCGAAATGGTTACAAGTGCGGCAATTTTGCATGGCGACAAGGAGCACCTGCTAGGTTTTTCTCCTGCCGAAAAGCCTCTTGTCCTGCAAGTGGGGGGCGATCGCCCTAAAGAACTAGCCGAATGCGCTCGCATCGCTGAAGACATGGGCTACGATGGAATCAATATTAATGTTGGTTGTCCCAGCAGCCGTGTACAGGATGGTAATTTTGGGGCTTGTTTGATGGCACAGCCTCAACTAGTGGCAGAGTGTGTCGCAGCAATGCTCAATGCTACTCATCTCCCTGTCAGTGTCAAGCACCGGATCGGCATTGATGACCTCGATCACTACGAAGACATGGCGAACTTTGTCCGCATTGTCTCAGCAGCAGGCTGTCGGCACTTTACCGTCCACGCACGTAAAGCTTGGTTGCAAGGGTTAAGCCCAAAAGAAAACCGTGATATTCCACCCTTGCGTTATAGTGATGTGCATCGTCTGAAGCAGGAATTTCCCCACCTGTTTATTGAAATCAACGGCGGAATTATGAACTTGGAGATGGTACAGCAGCAGTTGCAGTCAGTAGATGCAGTGATGGTTGGACGTGCAGCTTACGATCATCCCTACCTATTTGCCACGGCAGATAGTGAAATTTACGGCAAAGTGGCGCAACCTCCAACCCGCCATGAAGTTGCTGAAGCGATGTTTTCCTATATAGATTTCTGGGTAGCAAAGGGTCTTAAGCTCAACAAAATCACCCGTCATATGCTGCAACTTTTTGCCGGACAACCGGGTAGTCGAGTTTGGAAGCGTCATTTGACAGAAAATTCCTGCCGTTTTGGAGCGGATTCTGTTGTGGTAAGAGAAGCATTGGCACAAATTCCCGAATCTGCGGTAGTACCAAGCGTGAATTTCCCGGCTTGA